A genomic window from Diospyros lotus cultivar Yz01 chromosome 2, ASM1463336v1, whole genome shotgun sequence includes:
- the LOC127795803 gene encoding protein PYRICULARIA ORYZAE RESISTANCE 21-like isoform X3 translates to MADKVTIMVVEVDLQCPSCDKKIKKILPKFREIRDPVYDVKKGTVTITVVCCNPEKIRHKLCCKGGKTIKGIEIKVPPKPKDEKPKEEKPKEDKPKGDKPKENKPAAQKEARSLVLVPVGVCCGSCYKGYGGGPCNCGHGLPVPCYDNYGYTRRWYYSRCDYYSEESLYPCTIL, encoded by the exons ATGGCTGACAAG GTTACAATAATGGTGGTGGAGGTAGACCTCCAGTGCCCTAGCTGTGAcaagaagatcaagaaaataCTGCCCAAATTTCGTG AAATACGAGACCCAGTCTACGATGTCAAGAAAGGAACGGTGACGATCACTGTTGTCTGCTGCAACCCAGAGAAAATTCGTCACAAATTGTGCTGCAAGGGCGGAAAAACCATCAAGGGCATTGAGATCAAAGTGCCTCCAAAGCCCAAAGACGAAAAACCCAAAGAAGAAAAGCCCAAAGAAGATAAGCCCAAAGGAGATAAGCCCAAAGAAAATAAGCCTGCTGCTCAAAAGGAAGCTCGTTCTCTGGTGCTGGTTCCGGTGGGAGTATGTTGCGGGTCATGTTATAAAGGCTATGGCGGGGGGCCGTGTAACTGTGGACATGGCCTGCCAGTGCCATGCTATGACAATTACGGTTATACAAGGCGCTGGTACTATAGTCGCTGCGATTATTATAGTGAAGAAAGCCTGTACCCGTGCACAATCCTGTAA